From the genome of Deinococcus aquaedulcis, one region includes:
- the pgm gene encoding phosphoglucomutase (alpha-D-glucose-1,6-bisphosphate-dependent) has translation MTISNLAGKRAPQRLLTNIPRLVAHYYETRPDPADPLQRVAFGTSGHRGSSLGGTFNEAHILAIAQAVAEHRAAAGITGPLYMGLDSHALSEPAWMSALQVLAANGVRVRAQAGALTATPLISHAILEHNRAGAEQADGIVITPSHNPPQDGGFKYNPPSGGPADTDVTGAIQARANAILERELRDVHRVSLEDAMNALDPFDFLRPYVRQLPAVIDLDAIRESGVRIGVDPLGGASLPVWELIAEEHRLNLTVVNHDVDPRFAFMSVDRDGKIRMDCSSPYAMAGLLALKGDFDVAVGNDPDADRHGIVTPDGLMNPNHYLAVMIDYLFTHRPGWRPDAAIGKTLVSSALIDRVGAGLGRRVVEVPVGFKYFVRGLLDGSLGFGGEESAGASFLRRDGRAWSTDKDGIIAGLLAAEMTAITGQSPAEHFAALTARYGETAYDRQDAPATPEQKKVLSNLSPEQVTATTLGGDPITARLTRAPGNNAAIGGLKVTTDHAWFAARPSGTEDVYKIYAESFRGPEHLAQVMNEAREVVAAALGHT, from the coding sequence ATGACGATCAGCAACCTGGCCGGAAAACGCGCCCCACAGCGCCTGCTGACGAACATTCCCCGCTTAGTGGCCCATTACTACGAAACCCGCCCCGACCCCGCCGATCCCCTGCAGCGCGTGGCCTTTGGCACCAGCGGGCACCGGGGCAGCAGCCTGGGCGGCACCTTCAACGAGGCCCACATTCTGGCCATTGCCCAGGCCGTGGCCGAGCACCGCGCCGCCGCTGGCATCACGGGGCCGCTGTACATGGGCCTGGACAGCCACGCCCTGTCTGAACCCGCCTGGATGAGCGCCCTGCAGGTGCTGGCCGCCAACGGCGTGCGGGTGCGTGCCCAGGCCGGTGCTCTGACTGCCACGCCCCTGATCAGCCACGCGATTCTGGAACACAACCGCGCCGGGGCCGAACAGGCCGACGGCATCGTGATCACGCCCAGCCACAACCCCCCGCAGGACGGCGGTTTCAAGTACAACCCGCCCAGCGGCGGCCCCGCCGACACCGATGTGACGGGCGCCATTCAGGCCCGCGCGAACGCCATTCTGGAACGCGAACTGCGCGACGTGCACCGCGTCTCGCTGGAAGACGCCATGAACGCGCTGGACCCCTTTGATTTCCTGCGGCCCTACGTGCGGCAATTGCCCGCCGTGATTGACCTGGACGCTATCCGCGAAAGTGGCGTGCGTATCGGCGTGGACCCGCTGGGCGGCGCCAGCCTGCCCGTCTGGGAGCTGATTGCCGAAGAACACCGCCTGAATCTGACGGTGGTGAACCACGACGTGGACCCGCGCTTTGCCTTCATGAGTGTGGACCGCGACGGCAAGATTCGCATGGACTGCTCGAGCCCCTACGCCATGGCCGGGCTGCTGGCCCTGAAAGGCGATTTTGACGTAGCCGTGGGCAACGATCCCGACGCCGACCGCCACGGCATCGTGACCCCGGATGGGCTGATGAACCCCAACCATTACCTCGCGGTGATGATTGACTACCTGTTCACCCACCGCCCCGGCTGGCGCCCGGACGCCGCCATTGGCAAAACCCTGGTGAGCAGCGCCCTGATTGACCGGGTGGGCGCGGGGCTGGGCCGGCGCGTGGTGGAGGTGCCGGTGGGCTTCAAATACTTCGTGCGGGGGCTGCTGGACGGCTCGCTGGGTTTTGGCGGTGAGGAATCGGCCGGGGCCAGCTTCCTGCGCCGGGACGGCCGGGCCTGGAGCACCGACAAGGACGGCATTATCGCGGGCCTGCTGGCCGCCGAAATGACTGCCATCACCGGCCAGAGCCCCGCTGAGCACTTCGCGGCGCTGACCGCCCGCTACGGCGAAACCGCCTATGACCGCCAGGACGCCCCCGCCACCCCCGAGCAGAAAAAGGTGCTCAGCAACCTCAGTCCCGAGCAGGTGACGGCCACCACGCTGGGTGGTGATCCCATCACCGCGCGCCTCACCCGCGCGCCGGGCAACAACGCCGCGATTGGCGGCCTGAAGGTCACCACCGACCACGCGTGGTTTGCCGCCCGCCCCAGCGGCACGGAAGACGTGTACAAGATCTATGCCGAAAGCTTCCGGGGCCCGGAGCATCTGGCCCAGGTGATGAACGAGGCCCGTGAAGTTGTGGCCGCCGCTCTGGGCCATACCTGA
- the glpX gene encoding class II fructose-bisphosphatase produces MTVKRKGGPEARVDSNHFEHALVLETARVTEGAALAASRQMGMGDKNAVDGAGTEAMRELLNSLDIRGTVVIGEGEMDEAPMLYIGEKVGAGQYEVDIAVDPVEGTSVTAKGLPNGLAVIALSERGGLMHAPDCYMDKLVVPPPAAGKVNLDWPVEANLNVLAQSLERDVDDLMITILDRERHADLIRRVRAAGARVKLIGDGDVVASLQVGVRGTGVHALMGSGGAPEGVLSAAAMKCLGAEIQGRFIAEDDAMRERFKAMGVDERRVYKTNDLAPGKQMVFSATGITYGELLSGVRRFGGGARTHTLVMGYATRVVRFIDTVHLEDDGARVIVRV; encoded by the coding sequence ATGACGGTCAAGCGGAAGGGCGGCCCAGAAGCACGCGTGGATTCCAATCATTTTGAACATGCCTTGGTGCTGGAAACGGCCCGGGTGACCGAGGGGGCCGCACTGGCGGCCAGCCGTCAGATGGGCATGGGGGACAAGAACGCGGTGGACGGCGCGGGCACCGAGGCCATGCGCGAGCTGCTGAATTCGCTGGACATCCGGGGCACCGTGGTCATCGGGGAAGGCGAAATGGACGAGGCCCCCATGCTGTACATCGGGGAAAAGGTGGGCGCCGGACAGTACGAGGTGGACATCGCCGTGGACCCGGTGGAAGGCACCTCGGTCACGGCCAAGGGGCTGCCCAACGGGCTGGCGGTGATTGCCCTGTCCGAGCGCGGCGGCCTGATGCACGCGCCGGACTGCTACATGGACAAGCTGGTGGTGCCGCCCCCCGCCGCCGGCAAGGTGAATCTGGACTGGCCCGTGGAGGCCAACCTGAACGTGCTGGCCCAGAGCCTGGAGCGTGACGTGGATGATCTGATGATCACCATTCTGGACCGCGAGCGCCATGCGGACCTGATTCGCCGGGTGCGCGCGGCGGGCGCCCGCGTGAAACTGATTGGCGACGGCGACGTGGTCGCCAGCTTGCAGGTGGGCGTGCGCGGCACCGGCGTCCACGCCCTGATGGGCTCAGGGGGCGCGCCCGAAGGCGTGCTGTCGGCGGCGGCCATGAAGTGCCTGGGCGCCGAGATTCAGGGCCGCTTTATTGCCGAAGACGACGCCATGCGTGAACGTTTCAAGGCGATGGGCGTAGACGAGCGGCGCGTGTACAAGACCAACGACCTTGCCCCGGGCAAGCAGATGGTCTTCAGCGCCACAGGCATTACCTACGGCGAACTGCTGAGCGGCGTGCGGCGCTTCGGCGGCGGCGCGCGCACCCACACGCTGGTGATGGGCTACGCCACGCGCGTGGTGCGCTTTATCGATACCGTGCACTTGGAAGACGACGGCGCCCGCGTGATCGTGCGTGTCTGA
- the wrbA gene encoding NAD(P)H:quinone oxidoreductase → MTSPTPVKLAIVYYSTYGTNHAMAQVAAEAARAAGAEVRLLKVAETAPQAVIDTQDAWKAQQERMADVPTASPADLEWADAFLFSSPTRFGGAASQIRAYIDTLGGLWGSGVLANKTFSAMTSAQNPNGGQETTLQTLYVMAMHWGCILVPPGYTDPVIFASGGNPYGASVTAGGQPLSEQDRASIAHQARRQVEITQKLKG, encoded by the coding sequence ATGACCTCTCCCACCCCGGTGAAACTGGCGATTGTCTACTACTCTACCTACGGCACCAACCACGCCATGGCACAGGTGGCCGCCGAAGCGGCCCGGGCCGCTGGGGCAGAGGTCCGGCTACTGAAGGTGGCCGAGACCGCTCCGCAGGCCGTTATTGACACGCAGGACGCCTGGAAAGCGCAGCAGGAGCGCATGGCCGACGTGCCCACCGCCTCTCCCGCCGATCTGGAATGGGCCGACGCCTTTCTGTTCAGCAGCCCCACCCGCTTTGGCGGCGCGGCCAGCCAGATTCGCGCCTACATTGACACCCTGGGCGGCCTGTGGGGCAGCGGCGTGCTCGCCAACAAGACCTTCAGCGCCATGACCAGCGCCCAGAACCCCAACGGCGGCCAGGAAACCACCCTGCAGACCCTGTACGTGATGGCCATGCACTGGGGCTGCATTCTGGTGCCTCCCGGCTACACCGACCCCGTGATTTTCGCTTCGGGCGGCAACCCCTACGGCGCCAGCGTGACCGCTGGTGGGCAGCCCCTGAGCGAGCAGGACCGCGCCAGTATTGCTCACCAAGCCCGCCGACAGGTGGAAATCACCCAGAAGCTCAAAGGGTAA
- the treS gene encoding maltose alpha-D-glucosyltransferase codes for MTPAHEWYKSAVFYELSVRTFADGNGDGKGDFPGLTGRLDYLKNLGVDCLWLLPFYPSPLRDDGYDVADYIGIHPDLGTLEDFKVFLREAHARGLRVIGDLVTNHTSSDHPWFQAARRGPTLPDGSPNEYHDYYVWSDTGTEYAGARIIFTDTETSNWTRDDQCGRYYWHRFFSSQPDLNFDNPRVVEELLSAARFWLDLGVDGFRVDAVPYLIEREGTNCENLPETHAILKRMRRMVDEEYPGRLLLAEANQWPEEVVEYFGTDEDPEFHMCFNFPVMPRLYMSLKKEDTTSIREIMGRLPQIPKFGQWATFLRNHDELTLEMVTDEERAFMYAAYAPDTRMKINVGIRRRLAPLLDNDRRRIELLTTVLLALPGSPILYYGDEIGMGDDLSLADRNGVRTPMQWNAGMSGGFSSAWPSDCFFPPISDPVYGFGRVNVQSQERDPSSLLKWTARQLELRRAHPAFAHGELQFIDTDNPAILAFTRTTPDETLLIVSNFAASAQAVRLDLGAYLGRTPVTLAGGSHFPAVTEGPYPMILGKYDHYWLRLN; via the coding sequence ATGACTCCTGCGCACGAGTGGTACAAGAGCGCCGTGTTCTACGAGCTGTCAGTCCGCACCTTTGCGGACGGCAACGGCGACGGCAAGGGCGATTTTCCGGGCCTGACCGGGCGGCTGGACTACCTGAAAAACCTGGGTGTGGACTGCCTGTGGCTGCTCCCCTTTTACCCCAGCCCCCTACGCGACGACGGCTACGACGTGGCCGACTACATAGGCATTCACCCGGACCTGGGCACCCTGGAGGACTTCAAGGTCTTTCTGCGCGAGGCCCACGCCCGGGGCCTACGGGTGATTGGCGACCTCGTGACCAACCACACGTCCAGCGATCACCCCTGGTTCCAGGCGGCGCGGCGCGGCCCCACCTTGCCCGACGGCAGCCCCAACGAGTACCACGACTACTACGTCTGGAGCGATACCGGCACCGAATATGCCGGCGCGCGCATCATCTTTACCGACACCGAGACCAGCAACTGGACGCGCGACGACCAGTGCGGGCGCTACTACTGGCACCGCTTCTTTTCCAGCCAGCCGGACCTGAACTTTGATAACCCCCGGGTGGTCGAAGAACTGCTGTCGGCCGCGCGCTTCTGGCTGGACCTGGGGGTGGATGGCTTCCGGGTGGACGCCGTGCCGTACCTGATTGAACGCGAGGGTACCAACTGCGAGAACCTGCCCGAAACCCACGCCATCCTGAAAAGGATGCGCCGCATGGTGGACGAGGAGTACCCGGGGCGCCTGCTGCTGGCTGAAGCCAACCAGTGGCCTGAAGAGGTGGTGGAATACTTTGGAACCGACGAGGACCCCGAATTCCACATGTGCTTCAACTTCCCGGTGATGCCCCGGCTGTACATGAGTCTGAAGAAAGAGGACACCACCTCAATCCGCGAGATCATGGGCCGCCTGCCGCAGATTCCCAAATTCGGGCAGTGGGCCACCTTCCTGCGCAACCACGACGAGCTGACGCTGGAAATGGTGACCGACGAGGAACGCGCCTTTATGTACGCCGCCTACGCGCCGGACACCCGCATGAAGATCAACGTGGGCATTCGTCGCCGGCTGGCCCCGCTGCTGGACAATGACCGCCGCCGCATTGAACTGCTGACCACCGTGCTGCTGGCCCTGCCGGGCAGCCCCATCCTGTACTACGGCGACGAGATCGGCATGGGCGACGACCTGAGCCTTGCTGACCGCAACGGTGTGCGCACGCCCATGCAGTGGAACGCAGGGATGAGCGGCGGTTTTTCCAGCGCGTGGCCGTCGGACTGCTTCTTTCCGCCCATCAGCGACCCGGTGTACGGCTTTGGGCGCGTGAACGTGCAGAGCCAGGAGCGCGACCCCAGCAGCCTGCTGAAATGGACTGCCCGGCAGCTGGAACTGCGCCGCGCCCACCCCGCGTTCGCCCACGGCGAGCTGCAGTTCATTGACACCGATAACCCCGCCATTCTGGCCTTTACCCGCACCACCCCGGACGAAACGCTGCTGATCGTGAGCAACTTTGCCGCCAGCGCGCAGGCTGTGCGCCTGGACCTGGGCGCGTACCTGGGCCGCACCCCGGTGACGCTGGCGGGCGGCAGCCACTTCCCTGCCGTGACCGAAGGGCCCTACCCGATGATTCTGGGCAAATACGATCACTACTGGCTGCGCCTGAACTGA
- a CDS encoding 30S ribosomal protein S1: MEDNTQTPAQQGGTQPTTGTTQPSAPAPAEEREYPAMTMEDILASEAQEPQSVTRGDIVDGTIVFIGQEGIAVDIGAKVEGIIPLNQLGDEPVTLEQAQEMYKSGDQIEAYVVRVDLPNSQIVLSKKRADQDKGWRVLEKMQEQGEAFEVEVLEKVRGGLVAQVEGIRAFLPASQVDTRRVNDLDPYVGKPLMVKLIELNRKRNRVIISHRAILEAQKAKAREETVGQLEAGAQFEGEVVEITDFGVFVNLGGIDGLVHRSELTYGRFNHPRDVVKVGDKVQVQVMDVDGGRERINLSMKALTQDPWEGATERYHIGQRVKGKVTNLTNFGAFVELESGLEGLVHVSEMSWTKRVRHPNEVMKEGDEVEAVILRIDPKDRRISLGIRQTTDDPWSALPDRYPPGTPVKGKITGMTDFGVFMEIEEGIEGLIHISELDTQRVNNPADLFKKGDEIEAVILNIDPVEQRASLSRRRFLGGGSVPTQRDYVSQGGGARSDRYSSGGGQGGQRGGGRGRREGGADYNYNAKDAQQGGKISTKLGDVYADLFAQFGLGGDKKTEGDDNQG; the protein is encoded by the coding sequence ATGGAAGACAACACCCAGACCCCCGCCCAGCAAGGCGGGACTCAGCCCACGACGGGCACCACCCAGCCCAGCGCGCCCGCCCCCGCCGAGGAGCGCGAGTACCCCGCGATGACCATGGAGGACATCCTGGCCAGTGAGGCCCAGGAGCCCCAGAGCGTCACGCGCGGTGACATCGTGGACGGCACCATCGTGTTCATCGGCCAGGAAGGCATTGCCGTGGACATTGGCGCCAAGGTGGAAGGCATCATCCCTCTGAACCAGCTGGGCGACGAGCCCGTGACGCTGGAACAGGCCCAGGAGATGTACAAGTCCGGCGACCAGATTGAAGCCTACGTGGTCCGTGTGGACCTGCCCAACAGCCAGATCGTGCTGAGCAAGAAGCGCGCCGATCAGGACAAGGGCTGGCGCGTTCTGGAAAAGATGCAGGAGCAGGGCGAAGCCTTCGAAGTCGAGGTGCTGGAAAAGGTGCGCGGCGGCCTCGTCGCGCAGGTCGAGGGCATCCGTGCGTTCCTGCCCGCCTCGCAGGTGGATACCCGCCGCGTCAACGACCTGGACCCCTACGTGGGCAAGCCCCTGATGGTCAAGCTCATTGAGCTCAACCGCAAGCGCAACCGCGTGATCATCAGCCACCGCGCCATTCTGGAAGCCCAGAAGGCCAAGGCCCGCGAAGAAACCGTGGGCCAACTGGAAGCCGGCGCCCAGTTTGAAGGCGAAGTGGTGGAAATCACCGACTTCGGCGTGTTCGTGAACCTGGGCGGCATTGACGGCCTGGTGCACCGCAGCGAACTGACCTACGGCCGCTTCAACCACCCCCGCGACGTAGTCAAGGTGGGCGACAAGGTGCAGGTGCAGGTCATGGACGTGGACGGCGGGCGCGAGCGCATCAACCTGTCCATGAAGGCCCTGACCCAGGACCCCTGGGAAGGTGCCACCGAGCGCTACCACATCGGCCAGCGCGTGAAGGGCAAGGTCACCAACCTGACCAACTTCGGCGCCTTTGTGGAGCTGGAGTCGGGCCTGGAAGGTCTGGTGCACGTCAGCGAGATGAGCTGGACCAAGCGCGTGCGTCACCCCAATGAAGTGATGAAGGAAGGCGACGAGGTCGAAGCCGTCATCCTGCGCATTGACCCCAAGGACCGCCGCATTTCCCTGGGTATTCGTCAGACCACAGACGATCCCTGGAGCGCGCTGCCTGACCGTTACCCCCCCGGCACCCCCGTGAAGGGCAAGATCACCGGCATGACCGACTTCGGCGTGTTCATGGAGATCGAAGAGGGCATCGAGGGTCTGATCCACATCAGCGAGCTGGACACCCAGCGCGTGAACAACCCCGCCGACCTGTTCAAGAAGGGTGACGAGATCGAAGCCGTCATTCTGAACATTGACCCCGTGGAGCAGCGCGCCAGCCTGTCGCGTCGCCGCTTCCTGGGTGGCGGCAGCGTGCCCACCCAGCGCGACTACGTGTCGCAGGGTGGCGGCGCCCGCAGCGACCGCTACAGCAGCGGTGGCGGCCAGGGTGGCCAGCGCGGCGGTGGCCGTGGTCGCCGTGAGGGCGGCGCCGACTACAACTACAACGCCAAGGACGCCCAGCAGGGCGGCAAGATCAGCACCAAGCTGGGCGACGTCTACGCTGACCTGTTCGCGCAGTTCGGCCTGGGCGGCGACAAGAAGACCGAAGGCGACGACAACCAGGGCTAA
- the ppk1 gene encoding polyphosphate kinase 1 has product MASRTHSTVANPDSHFLNRELSWLAFNERVLAEARDERNPLLERLKYAAICGSNLDEFFMVRVAGIHRQIAAGVHTPGPDGLPPQDTLTLVRDRTQAMLREIEAVTRRILRDLGRQGVKLARVSELGRRARAQLREHYLAEIQPVLTPLVVDPSHPFPYLSNLSLNLAVLLDSGEDEEPEFARVKVPVGVLPRAVCIADTVLLLEDVIAAHIGELFKGRRVLAAHAFRVTRNTDYEFEEEEAEDLLATIEDGLRRRRFGSAVRLEVVRDTPPALITFLQERLRLAPEDIFTLEGPLGTADLMGLPVKRPDLTFEPYVPAVPDLDGDEEDGIFDTISTRDVLLHHPYDGFANILDFLEEASRDPQVLAIKQTLYRTGDDPRLLSALRAAAENGKQVVALIELKARFDEQRNISWARKLERAGAHVVYGVAGLKTHAKVTLIVRREEGGLRRYVHIGTGNYNAKTARLYTDLSLLSDDPDLGADVAELFNHLTGYAEAEYTHLLVAPDTARTGFEALLEREAAHARDGLDAWVRVKLNQLTDPGMIEALYRAAAAGVRVELIIRGVCCLRPGVEGLSQSVRVRSLLGRYLEHARVFAFGNGGSPEVYFGSADWMSRNLDRRVEVIAPVLDDGHRETFLSILDTEWADTRGSWELNAQGEYEKIPGDFSAQATFAAARHPG; this is encoded by the coding sequence GTGGCCAGCCGCACCCACAGCACGGTGGCCAACCCGGACAGCCACTTTCTGAACCGGGAACTGTCGTGGCTGGCCTTTAACGAGCGGGTGCTGGCCGAAGCCAGAGATGAGCGCAACCCCCTGCTGGAACGCCTGAAATACGCGGCCATCTGCGGCAGCAACCTCGACGAGTTTTTCATGGTGCGCGTGGCGGGTATTCACCGGCAGATTGCGGCGGGCGTGCACACCCCGGGCCCCGACGGCCTGCCCCCGCAGGACACGCTGACCCTGGTGCGCGACCGCACCCAGGCGATGCTGCGCGAGATCGAGGCCGTGACCCGGCGCATTCTGCGCGACCTGGGCCGCCAGGGCGTGAAGTTGGCACGGGTGTCCGAACTGGGGCGCCGGGCGCGCGCGCAGTTGCGCGAGCATTACCTCGCGGAAATTCAGCCGGTGCTAACCCCGCTGGTGGTGGACCCCAGCCACCCTTTTCCGTACCTCAGCAACCTCAGCCTGAACCTCGCGGTGCTGCTGGACTCCGGTGAGGACGAAGAACCGGAATTCGCCCGCGTGAAGGTGCCGGTGGGCGTGCTGCCGCGCGCCGTGTGCATTGCCGACACGGTGCTGCTGCTCGAAGACGTGATCGCCGCGCACATTGGCGAGCTGTTCAAGGGCCGCCGGGTGCTGGCCGCCCACGCCTTCCGCGTGACCCGCAACACCGACTACGAGTTCGAGGAAGAGGAAGCCGAGGACCTGCTGGCCACCATTGAAGACGGCCTGCGCCGCCGCCGCTTTGGTTCGGCGGTGCGGTTGGAAGTGGTGCGTGACACCCCGCCCGCCCTAATCACCTTCCTGCAAGAGCGCCTGCGCCTGGCCCCCGAGGACATCTTCACCCTGGAAGGCCCGCTGGGCACCGCCGACCTGATGGGCCTGCCCGTCAAGCGCCCCGACCTGACCTTCGAGCCGTATGTGCCCGCCGTGCCGGATCTGGACGGCGACGAGGAAGACGGCATCTTCGACACCATCAGCACGCGCGACGTGCTGCTGCACCACCCCTACGACGGCTTTGCCAACATTCTGGATTTTCTGGAAGAGGCCAGCCGCGATCCCCAGGTGCTGGCGATCAAGCAGACCCTGTACCGCACGGGCGACGATCCCCGCCTGCTCAGCGCCCTGCGCGCCGCCGCCGAGAACGGCAAGCAGGTGGTGGCCCTGATTGAACTCAAGGCCCGCTTTGACGAGCAGCGCAACATCTCCTGGGCCCGCAAGCTGGAACGCGCCGGGGCCCATGTGGTGTACGGCGTGGCCGGCCTGAAGACCCACGCCAAGGTCACCCTGATCGTGCGCCGGGAAGAGGGCGGCCTGCGGCGCTACGTGCACATTGGCACCGGCAACTACAACGCCAAGACCGCCCGGCTGTACACCGACCTGAGCCTGCTGTCCGACGACCCCGACCTGGGCGCGGATGTGGCCGAACTGTTTAACCACCTCACTGGCTACGCCGAGGCTGAATACACCCACCTTTTGGTGGCCCCCGATACCGCCCGCACCGGCTTTGAAGCCCTGTTGGAGCGCGAAGCTGCCCACGCTCGCGACGGCCTGGACGCCTGGGTGCGGGTGAAACTCAACCAACTCACCGACCCCGGCATGATTGAGGCCCTGTACCGCGCGGCGGCGGCGGGCGTGCGCGTGGAGCTGATCATTCGCGGCGTGTGCTGCCTGCGCCCTGGCGTGGAGGGCCTGTCCCAGAGCGTGCGCGTGCGCAGCCTGCTGGGGCGCTACCTGGAACACGCCCGCGTGTTTGCCTTTGGCAACGGCGGGAGCCCGGAAGTGTACTTCGGCAGCGCCGACTGGATGAGTCGCAACCTGGACCGCCGCGTGGAAGTGATTGCCCCGGTGCTGGACGACGGCCACCGCGAGACCTTCCTGAGCATTCTCGACACCGAATGGGCCGACACGCGCGGCTCGTGGGAATTAAATGCCCAGGGCGAGTACGAGAAGATCCCCGGCGATTTCAGTGCGCAGGCGACGTTTGCAGCGGCGCGGCATCCGGGGTAA
- a CDS encoding Rieske 2Fe-2S domain-containing protein yields MSERVRVGPVEALPEGGQTEVSVEGVSVVVVQFEGQFYALRNNCTHKDYPLLGGDVSAGRITCEKHGAKFELATGKPRALPAVKPVRLYRTEVEDGQLYVCTL; encoded by the coding sequence ATGAGCGAGCGTGTGCGGGTGGGACCGGTTGAAGCGCTGCCCGAAGGCGGGCAGACCGAAGTCAGCGTGGAGGGCGTGAGCGTGGTCGTGGTGCAGTTTGAAGGGCAGTTCTACGCCCTGCGGAACAACTGCACGCACAAGGATTACCCGCTGCTGGGCGGCGACGTGAGCGCCGGGCGCATCACCTGCGAGAAGCACGGCGCCAAGTTCGAGCTGGCTACTGGCAAGCCCCGGGCGCTGCCTGCGGTCAAGCCCGTGCGCCTGTACCGCACTGAGGTTGAGGACGGGCAGCTGTACGTCTGCACGCTGTAG
- a CDS encoding GNAT family N-acetyltransferase, translating into MPVPSLRELRGEDAPTIQSWLHTYLAEHLAWWQQVYGAPPESDLSELVQRNWQELMEAGSPRQWVRVIGEAKPQGIVLAETRQDRYMGFEVGVLSWIYVEPGARGQGVAAALMTGANEWMAAQGVRGKEVFVTAQNVAAVRLYQRHGYQICDHRMLGR; encoded by the coding sequence ATGCCTGTTCCGTCACTGCGAGAACTGCGAGGGGAAGATGCCCCGACCATTCAATCGTGGCTCCACACGTACCTTGCCGAGCATCTGGCGTGGTGGCAGCAGGTGTACGGTGCGCCGCCAGAGAGCGACCTGTCCGAACTGGTGCAACGAAACTGGCAGGAACTGATGGAGGCCGGTTCCCCCCGGCAGTGGGTGCGGGTGATCGGTGAGGCCAAGCCGCAAGGCATCGTGTTGGCCGAGACGCGGCAGGACCGTTACATGGGTTTTGAGGTTGGCGTGTTGTCCTGGATTTATGTTGAACCCGGCGCGCGCGGACAGGGGGTCGCGGCAGCACTGATGACGGGGGCCAACGAATGGATGGCGGCCCAGGGGGTGCGGGGGAAAGAGGTGTTCGTGACGGCCCAGAACGTGGCGGCGGTTCGGCTGTACCAGCGTCACGGGTATCAGATCTGCGACCACCGCATGTTGGGCAGGTGA
- a CDS encoding VCBS repeat-containing protein — translation MRPLLPLLLCGLAAAAPVPSVSPVLATLPGERTPYLLGAWAGGRWLNAAQARPQVRSGASYTRLGLGAAPQPVRGSGVRPLDVPCEQTLTVPVSPTPALPGGALFVGAAIRPQPRPVTLLPTANATYAALVRAELVRRGLTAPTVHLTRLVRTDLDGNGTQEVLIEASRFAGRSGDFPPPVGQRGDYSVLLLRHVVNGRAVTTVLGEHVAPLTPWDPGSDAPMPMATLYRLAGVADLNGDGRMELAVYGAYYEGAAVSVLEWSPAGVRQTPLESGCGV, via the coding sequence ATGCGCCCCCTGCTGCCTCTGCTGCTGTGCGGCCTGGCCGCCGCCGCCCCGGTTCCTTCCGTCTCGCCGGTGCTGGCCACCCTCCCCGGCGAGCGCACCCCCTATCTGCTGGGGGCCTGGGCAGGGGGCCGCTGGCTGAACGCCGCTCAGGCCCGGCCCCAGGTGCGGTCCGGGGCCAGCTACACCCGCCTGGGCCTGGGGGCCGCGCCGCAGCCCGTGCGCGGCAGCGGCGTGCGGCCCCTGGACGTGCCCTGCGAGCAGACGCTGACGGTGCCCGTCTCACCGACCCCTGCGCTGCCGGGCGGCGCCCTGTTCGTGGGGGCGGCCATCCGGCCCCAGCCGCGCCCGGTCACGCTGCTGCCCACCGCCAACGCCACCTACGCGGCGCTGGTGCGGGCCGAACTGGTCCGCCGGGGCCTGACCGCGCCCACCGTACACCTGACCCGGCTGGTGCGCACAGACCTGGATGGCAACGGCACGCAGGAGGTCCTGATCGAGGCCAGCCGCTTTGCTGGGCGCAGTGGTGATTTTCCGCCGCCCGTAGGCCAGCGGGGCGATTACAGCGTGCTGCTGCTGAGGCATGTGGTGAACGGCCGGGCCGTGACCACTGTGCTGGGCGAACATGTGGCCCCCCTCACCCCCTGGGACCCCGGCAGCGACGCCCCGATGCCCATGGCCACCCTGTACCGTCTGGCCGGGGTGGCGGACCTGAACGGCGACGGCCGCATGGAGCTGGCGGTGTACGGCGCCTACTACGAGGGCGCCGCTGTGAGCGTGCTGGAATGGTCCCCAGCTGGGGTGCGCCAGACCCCCCTGGAAAGCGGCTGCGGCGTTTGA